One window of the Deltaproteobacteria bacterium genome contains the following:
- the fdhF gene encoding formate dehydrogenase subunit alpha produces the protein MLTVTIDGRSIAVPEGTTIWDAARQLGITIPVLCHDPRLAPVAVCRVCAVDVKGARVAQAACIRQVEAGMEVTTHSDRIERSRKMLVELLLADHPIPCAKHRKNGNCELELLGERYGLLRKVPSPLAVEGQGEGIRFRPWVGENGHDASSPVIAVDHNACILCDRCIRGCDDIQNNEVIGRTGKGSHAHIGFDLNLPMGNSTCVSCGECAAVCPTGALFDKPISVNVALPETTAVDSVCPYCGVGCAITYHIKDNKIVQVSGRESPVNHGRLCVKGRYGFDYALHPQRLTVPLIRRAEAYPRGPLSEDVRGDDGQWKRKPGGIVDYAEVMPAFREATWEEALALVASRLTGIRDQHGPGALAGFGSAKCSNEEAYLFQKLIRTAFGTNNVDHCTRLCHASSVAALQETIGSGAVSNVFGDVQYADVAVIIGSNATENHPVAATFFKQAAERGTALIVIDPRRPTLADHAQHYIRYKPGTDVAFLNGLMHVIIAEGMTNPEFIEKRTENFAALKEAVSHYTPELVERLTGVPAEQVRTIARVYGKAKNAMIFWGMGISQHTTGTDNSRCLISLCLMTGNIGRPGTGLHPLRGQNNVQGASDSGLIPMVYTDYQRVDNPAVREKFEKAWGITLDPKPGLTVVEIAHAALHGTIKGMYMMGENPFLSDPNINKVRKALSNLDFLVVQDIFLTETAEFADVILPASSFPEKDGTYTNTDRRVQRGRKAIDSPGQARPDWQIICDIATRMGYPMHYNSPAEVFQELASLSPNLAGLSYERLGSIGELWPCPDPDQPGQSVIFVEEFPTGRGKFVPAEFAPAKELPDAEYPLVLNTGRVLEHWHTGTMTRRSKALDAIEPEAFVEIHPEDLYALGMQDGEFVRVSSRRGSIALKVRIGVRTQKGSVFIPFHFREAAANLLTNDVLDPFGKIPEFKFCAVKVEKMPIGEIREVAV, from the coding sequence ATGCTGACTGTGACGATAGATGGCCGTAGCATCGCCGTTCCCGAAGGCACCACGATTTGGGACGCGGCACGGCAGCTCGGGATTACGATTCCGGTGCTCTGTCACGACCCACGGCTCGCCCCGGTGGCGGTCTGCCGCGTGTGCGCAGTGGATGTCAAAGGCGCGCGAGTGGCGCAAGCCGCCTGTATCCGCCAAGTCGAAGCCGGCATGGAAGTGACCACGCATTCCGACCGCATCGAACGCTCCCGCAAAATGCTGGTGGAACTGCTGCTCGCCGATCACCCTATTCCCTGCGCCAAGCATCGGAAAAACGGCAACTGCGAGCTAGAACTGCTCGGAGAAAGGTACGGACTGTTGCGGAAGGTCCCCTCTCCCCTTGCGGTAGAGGGACAGGGTGAGGGGATCCGTTTTCGTCCCTGGGTCGGCGAAAACGGCCACGATGCGTCCTCGCCGGTCATTGCCGTGGATCATAATGCCTGCATCCTCTGCGATCGCTGCATTCGTGGCTGCGACGATATTCAGAATAATGAAGTCATCGGCCGTACAGGTAAAGGATCGCATGCCCACATTGGGTTCGACCTGAACCTGCCAATGGGCAACTCCACCTGCGTGTCGTGTGGCGAGTGCGCAGCGGTCTGCCCGACTGGAGCGTTGTTCGACAAGCCGATCTCCGTCAATGTCGCCCTCCCGGAAACCACAGCGGTCGACTCCGTCTGTCCGTATTGCGGTGTCGGATGCGCCATCACCTACCACATAAAAGACAACAAAATCGTGCAAGTCAGCGGGCGCGAGAGCCCCGTCAATCACGGGCGGCTGTGTGTCAAAGGACGCTATGGTTTCGACTATGCCTTACATCCGCAACGCCTGACGGTTCCACTGATCCGACGCGCGGAAGCCTATCCCAGAGGACCCCTGTCGGAAGACGTGCGCGGCGATGACGGTCAGTGGAAACGCAAACCTGGCGGCATCGTCGATTATGCCGAGGTCATGCCAGCCTTTCGTGAAGCCACGTGGGAAGAGGCGCTCGCTCTCGTCGCCTCGCGCCTCACAGGTATCCGCGACCAACACGGGCCGGGCGCGCTGGCGGGGTTCGGTTCGGCCAAATGCTCGAATGAAGAAGCCTATCTCTTCCAAAAACTGATCCGTACCGCGTTTGGCACTAACAACGTGGACCATTGCACCCGACTGTGCCACGCCTCGTCGGTCGCCGCATTGCAAGAGACCATCGGCTCAGGCGCGGTCTCAAACGTATTCGGCGATGTGCAATATGCCGATGTTGCTGTCATCATTGGCTCGAACGCCACGGAAAACCACCCGGTTGCCGCTACCTTCTTTAAGCAAGCTGCCGAACGTGGCACAGCGCTCATCGTCATCGATCCCCGCCGCCCGACTCTGGCCGACCATGCTCAGCATTACATCCGCTACAAGCCGGGAACCGATGTCGCGTTCTTGAACGGTTTGATGCACGTCATCATCGCCGAAGGCATGACCAACCCGGAGTTTATAGAAAAGCGGACGGAGAACTTCGCCGCCCTCAAAGAGGCAGTTTCCCACTACACGCCCGAGCTGGTCGAACGGCTCACTGGCGTACCGGCGGAGCAAGTCCGGACCATCGCCCGCGTCTACGGCAAGGCCAAGAACGCGATGATCTTCTGGGGCATGGGTATCTCGCAACACACAACGGGCACAGATAACTCCCGCTGTTTGATTTCACTATGCTTGATGACCGGGAACATTGGCCGCCCTGGCACCGGACTGCATCCCTTGCGCGGGCAGAACAACGTACAGGGCGCGTCGGACTCGGGACTCATCCCGATGGTCTACACCGATTACCAGCGGGTCGATAATCCCGCCGTCCGCGAGAAGTTCGAAAAAGCCTGGGGAATTACGCTCGATCCCAAGCCGGGACTCACGGTGGTCGAGATCGCGCATGCTGCTCTCCACGGGACGATCAAAGGCATGTACATGATGGGAGAGAACCCGTTCCTCAGCGACCCCAACATCAATAAAGTGCGGAAAGCGCTCTCCAATCTGGATTTCCTGGTCGTGCAGGACATTTTCCTCACCGAGACCGCAGAGTTCGCCGATGTCATCCTGCCGGCTTCCAGCTTTCCAGAAAAAGACGGCACCTATACCAACACCGACCGGCGCGTCCAACGCGGACGTAAAGCCATCGACTCGCCGGGACAAGCGCGCCCGGATTGGCAAATCATCTGCGATATCGCCACCCGCATGGGCTATCCCATGCATTACAACTCGCCAGCTGAGGTGTTCCAGGAACTCGCTTCGCTGTCACCAAATCTAGCCGGTCTCAGCTACGAACGCTTGGGTTCGATTGGGGAATTGTGGCCCTGTCCAGACCCGGACCAACCCGGACAGTCCGTCATTTTCGTCGAAGAATTTCCCACCGGGAGAGGGAAATTCGTTCCTGCCGAATTCGCCCCCGCCAAAGAACTCCCAGATGCGGAGTATCCCCTGGTGCTCAACACCGGGCGGGTGCTGGAACACTGGCATACCGGCACCATGACCCGCCGTTCCAAAGCCCTCGACGCCATCGAGCCCGAGGCCTTCGTGGAGATTCATCCGGAAGATCTGTACGCACTGGGCATGCAGGACGGCGAGTTCGTGCGGGTTAGCTCACGCCGCGGCTCGATCGCGCTCAAAGTCCGCATCGGTGTACGCACCCAGAAAGGCAGCGTCTTTATTCCGTTCCACTTCCGCGAAGCCGCCGCCAATCTGCTGACCAACGATGTCCTCGATCCATTCGGTAAGATCCCCGAGTTTAAGTTCTGCGCGGTCAAGGTAGAGAAGATGCCGATCGGAGAAATTCGGGAAGTCGCGGTGTAA
- a CDS encoding FAD-binding oxidoreductase, which translates to MPLAVDLAALLLPDRVSVKPADLEIASHDESSCPAALPDVVAWPLTTDEVSRVVRYAYEREIPVTARGAGSSLEGNPIPVHGGIVLDLSLMNRIVTVHAEDLQVTVQPGMVYNQLNEQLKPYGLFFPPSPGGSSDVATIGGMAANNASGIYSVKYGGTRDHVKAATVVTGTGDTLHLGTRSRKTSSGYHLLGLLVGSEGTLAIATELTLSLIGLPQAKKQGAFAFPNEKLAVTAIAEMMQYGVDLAAVEFLDRRSIAALNRFQGFGLLEQPSLFVEVHGTEPAVDAVFATAVALCEEQTGRLISLPNGRNPWEVRHFTTRAIQAFKPQAKTIRTDMGFPISRLPEVVEQSYAIAERHGVLLHTFGHAGIGILHALLREDPADTPRWAAANQAKDEIVAFVLSVGGTASGEHGIGLGSRKYVQQEHGPALELMKGIKQVFDPKGILNPGKIW; encoded by the coding sequence ATGCCTCTTGCCGTCGATCTTGCCGCTCTTCTCTTACCGGATCGCGTCTCGGTCAAACCTGCCGATCTCGAAATTGCTTCTCATGACGAGTCGTCGTGCCCGGCGGCGCTGCCGGACGTGGTGGCGTGGCCGCTGACGACTGACGAAGTGAGCCGAGTCGTGCGTTACGCCTACGAGCGTGAGATTCCAGTCACGGCGCGCGGCGCCGGGTCCAGCTTGGAAGGCAACCCGATTCCCGTGCACGGCGGTATTGTCCTGGACCTGTCGCTGATGAACCGGATTGTGACCGTGCACGCGGAAGACCTGCAAGTGACCGTCCAACCTGGCATGGTCTACAACCAGCTCAACGAGCAGTTGAAGCCCTATGGACTCTTCTTTCCGCCGTCACCGGGTGGGAGTTCGGATGTCGCCACGATTGGCGGCATGGCGGCGAACAACGCTAGCGGCATTTACTCGGTGAAATACGGCGGCACGCGCGATCATGTGAAAGCCGCGACCGTGGTGACAGGAACGGGTGACACACTGCACCTTGGTACCCGGAGCCGCAAAACCTCATCCGGGTATCATTTGCTCGGGTTGCTGGTCGGGTCCGAAGGAACGTTGGCCATTGCCACGGAGCTGACCTTGTCCCTCATTGGCTTGCCGCAGGCCAAAAAACAGGGCGCGTTCGCCTTTCCTAACGAAAAGTTGGCGGTGACGGCGATTGCTGAGATGATGCAGTATGGGGTCGATCTGGCGGCGGTCGAGTTCCTGGACCGCCGGTCAATTGCGGCGCTCAACCGCTTTCAAGGGTTCGGTCTGCTCGAACAACCCTCGCTTTTCGTGGAAGTGCATGGGACAGAGCCAGCAGTAGATGCCGTGTTTGCCACTGCCGTGGCGCTGTGCGAAGAGCAAACCGGAAGACTAATTTCGTTGCCCAACGGGCGTAACCCTTGGGAGGTCCGCCATTTCACCACACGAGCGATCCAAGCGTTCAAGCCGCAGGCGAAGACGATTCGTACCGACATGGGGTTTCCTATCTCTCGGTTGCCGGAAGTAGTCGAACAGAGCTATGCCATCGCTGAGCGGCATGGTGTTCTTCTGCATACCTTTGGTCATGCTGGCATCGGTATTTTGCACGCGCTGTTGCGCGAAGATCCGGCGGACACCCCGCGCTGGGCCGCAGCCAATCAGGCGAAAGATGAAATCGTCGCCTTCGTCTTATCCGTCGGCGGTACGGCTTCGGGGGAGCACGGCATTGGCCTTGGCAGCCGCAAGTACGTGCAGCAAGAACATGGCCCGGCGCTGGAGCTGATGAAGGGGATCAAGCAGGTGTTCGATCCGAAAGGGATTCTGAACCCGGGGAAGATTTGGTGA
- the typA gene encoding translational GTPase TypA, producing MSQANTSRRSDIRNVAIIAHVDHGKTTLIDALLRQSGTFRVKEQVVDRIMDSFELERERGITILAKNAAISYHGVKINFVDTPGHADFGGEVERSLAMVDGVMLLVDASEGPLPQTRFVLKKALEAGLSPIVCINKIDRPDARIGEVLDEVYALFIDLGASDEQIEFPVVYTNARAGIAKRTLDDESEDLRPLFDLIISALPGPLSDPTAVVQFQVNNLDYNDYVGRLAIGRIVSGELRATSFYTVCRLDGSQTPCKITQLYSWQGLKRMEIESAQAGDVVAVAGIEEIQIGETISDKETPMPLPALRVDEPTIAMIFGVNTSPWSGREGQFVTSRRIRERLWAELRKNVSLRVEETESPDSFRVMGRGELQLAILIETMRREGYEMQVSKPVVITKDVEGKPHEPMELLLIDVPEEYIGVVSQLLAVRKGIMTKMDHLGSGRVRLEFSIPSRGLIGFRSHFLTDTRGTGIMNSLFNGYAPWQGPIQSRTNGALVSDREGPTVPYALFHLQERGVLFTPSGTPVYEGMVVGEYSRDRDLDVNACREKKLTNMRASGHDEAVRLTPHREMGLEDALEWISDDELVEVTPQSIRMRKRVLQQHLRPKKKDNTQ from the coding sequence ATGTCACAGGCGAATACGTCCCGGCGAAGCGACATCCGTAATGTCGCTATCATCGCCCATGTCGATCACGGCAAAACTACACTGATTGATGCGCTGCTGCGCCAAAGCGGTACGTTCCGCGTAAAAGAGCAGGTCGTTGACCGCATCATGGACTCGTTCGAGCTGGAGCGCGAGCGTGGCATCACCATCTTGGCGAAGAATGCGGCGATTTCGTACCATGGGGTCAAGATCAATTTCGTGGATACCCCTGGTCATGCGGACTTCGGCGGCGAGGTGGAACGCTCCTTGGCCATGGTGGATGGCGTCATGCTGCTGGTGGATGCGTCCGAAGGGCCGCTGCCGCAGACGCGCTTCGTGCTCAAGAAAGCGCTCGAAGCCGGTTTGTCGCCGATTGTGTGCATCAACAAGATCGACCGTCCAGATGCGCGTATCGGCGAAGTGCTGGACGAAGTGTACGCTCTCTTTATCGACCTGGGTGCCAGCGATGAGCAAATCGAGTTTCCGGTCGTGTATACCAACGCCCGCGCCGGGATTGCCAAACGGACACTCGATGATGAATCCGAAGATCTGCGTCCGCTCTTCGATCTGATTATCTCGGCGTTGCCGGGGCCGCTGAGCGACCCGACTGCCGTTGTTCAGTTTCAGGTGAATAACCTCGATTACAACGATTATGTGGGGCGTCTGGCGATCGGGCGGATTGTCAGCGGCGAGCTACGGGCCACGAGCTTTTACACCGTCTGTCGCCTCGATGGATCACAAACCCCGTGTAAAATTACCCAGCTTTACAGTTGGCAAGGACTCAAACGTATGGAGATCGAGTCCGCGCAGGCCGGCGATGTGGTGGCCGTCGCTGGGATCGAAGAGATCCAAATCGGCGAGACGATTTCCGACAAGGAAACCCCCATGCCGCTGCCCGCCCTTCGTGTGGACGAGCCGACCATCGCCATGATTTTCGGCGTCAACACCAGTCCCTGGTCCGGGCGAGAAGGGCAATTCGTCACGTCCCGCAGGATACGCGAGCGGCTCTGGGCGGAATTGCGGAAGAATGTCAGCCTCCGCGTCGAGGAAACCGAGTCGCCCGACTCGTTTCGTGTCATGGGCCGCGGCGAGTTGCAGCTCGCGATCCTCATCGAGACCATGCGACGTGAGGGCTATGAAATGCAAGTCTCGAAGCCGGTCGTTATCACCAAAGATGTCGAGGGCAAACCGCACGAACCCATGGAGCTGCTGCTGATCGACGTGCCCGAGGAGTACATCGGCGTGGTGTCGCAACTGCTGGCGGTTCGTAAAGGCATCATGACGAAGATGGATCACCTGGGGTCTGGCCGTGTCCGCTTAGAATTCTCGATTCCCTCGCGCGGGTTGATCGGTTTTCGCTCGCATTTCCTTACCGATACGCGCGGGACGGGGATTATGAACTCGTTGTTCAATGGCTATGCGCCGTGGCAGGGGCCGATTCAAAGCCGCACGAACGGCGCGCTGGTCTCGGACCGCGAAGGTCCTACCGTGCCCTATGCCCTGTTTCACCTGCAAGAGCGCGGGGTTTTATTCACGCCCTCTGGAACTCCGGTCTACGAAGGCATGGTGGTCGGCGAGTATTCGCGCGACCGAGATCTCGATGTAAACGCCTGCCGCGAAAAGAAGCTCACGAACATGCGCGCCTCCGGGCACGATGAAGCCGTGCGCTTGACGCCGCACCGCGAGATGGGTCTTGAGGACGCCTTGGAGTGGATCTCCGACGACGAGCTGGTCGAGGTGACGCCGCAGTCGATCCGCATGCGCAAGAGAGTCTTGCAACAGCATCTGCGGCCGAAGAAGAAGGATAATACACAATAA